The following nucleotide sequence is from Macaca fascicularis isolate 582-1 chromosome 15, T2T-MFA8v1.1.
ctttaaaaaaaattgcttaaaattCACTTTGAATCCTCAGTGGTGTAGCAGTGCACCCTTAGGGAGCCTCACATCCCCTGTCCTCTGCCTGAATTTATCCTCAAAACACCAGGAACAGAATGTGCTTCAGTGCTTTCCAAGAATGTTGCTGAGAAAGTTGGCAAAGCATCTGAGCCTGGTAGATCGCCAAACAGAATTTAGTAAAAGAAACGAGAAGGGCCCAggctgagaagaaagaaaaaaaaaaatccagggtaATCACACAGTTACTTACATTTGTTGATGAACTGCTAACTGTTCCAGAGACTCTGGAAAAATAGTATTGTTGGGCAGTTGACAATGTACATCACACTTGCTTctgccttttttctccttttagctTTCATTATTGAAGGTTGGAGCTAGCCTTAGACATCTTCTACTCTTCTGCTCTGACatgaccattttacagatgaggaaactgaggctaagagagaTTGTAATTTAACAGAAACTCCAGAGCTAAATAGAGGAAGAGACAGGCTGGAAACACAGTCATCTTTCTGGGTCCAGTGTTTTCCCAGCCATACATACCTCCCACCCACTCACTACTCAGCTTTGGAAATGAAACTGCTTTTTCTTGGTGTAGAAACTGCAGTTTTTTGTGTATGCTCAAGAGAAATTGAATTTTCTCCTGGGAAAGCACTAGATGTAAATAATTGGTGATTCGTTGTTAAGCTCAAGGTTGGAAATAACTGGGAAAAAATGACTTTATCTCTCCAAGTCTCCCCATAGCAGGATGACTTATTACCTCCCAGGGATGTGAGTTTTGAGACACAGTGCAGGCTTTGTTTACTGCTATATCTGCCACTTGGTAAGACTGCAATTAATGGCAGTTTTTCAAATTGTGGATGTTACATTGATTAGGTACTCAGCATATTTTTTCTAAGTTTAAATGCATATTCAGAGTTTTTTGTTtcccataaaaatatttatctctcAATTTTAACTCCAAAATTTATCCCTTAAAAAATAATGCCAAGCAAATTGGTGTACTTAGCCACATTTTATCCATGAAGTTTAGAAAGATGAAataaggcctggcacagtggctcatgcctgtaatcccagcactttgggaggcaaagactggtggatcacctgaggtcaggagttcaagaccagcctggccaacatggtgaaaccccatctctactaataatacataaattagccagacgtggtggtgtacacctgtaatcccagctactcgggaggctgaagcaggagaatcgcttgaacctggcagatggaggttgcagtgagcggagcttgcagtaagctgagattgggccattgtactccagcctgggtgacaagagcgaaactccatctccaaaaaataaaaaaagaaaaaagaaaggtgacACATGAATGACAATGTGTTTTCTTGAATGTTAACAGTGGGAGTTATTTATGCTGAGTAAGGGCTTTAAGATAAATCTGCCTTTGACCCTTGGTTCTTTTTCTAGGAGAACAGATTGGAATGGTTTTTACCACCCTGTCACTTTCATCTGAACTGGAAGACAAATTCATTGCTATTTGCACAATAATCTTTCcgtttattaaaatttattatttttaaagctgagAAGAAACAAAGTGTTGGTCTTCTCAAAAATCAAAGAGAGCTGGACATTTACACTAGCCAATGAGTACATGCATCAGTGCTATTTGTCTGTCTAATTTGAGAAGTGTGAATAGTTTAGTTGTGTTTTCTTGTAAGAGAGAGGAAATACTAAATTTTCCTTTCTAAGTCACTAGGCTGCTTTCTCTATCAACTTTCCTCTTCTTCTGTCTACAGTTACCATAAAATAcaatagttaataaaaatattctgcatgtgtataaagcattattattattattattttgattaggATCCTCTTGGTCACAAGTAACGGAAACCAGTTCTAGTTAGTTTAAGTGGGAAATAATTCAACCTAGAGACAAGAGTGTACCTAGGTCTCCTGAAGGTAGAAGTGGTGAATGTAAGATCGTGGGGCctctctttatcttttctttcctttctacttCATTCGTCTTTCTAACGTGCTTTCTTATGTCCACCTGATGAATGAAAGACCAACAAATCATATCTTCGGAACTTAGATTTTATAGATCTAGCTGCCCAGAGAAAGGATGATCTTTCACAGTCCCCTTCTCTATTCCTAAGGAGGATTTATCCTGGGCTAGTGGCCCATTCTTGGATTAACCACCCATGGTCATAGAGCAGAAAGAATTGAGGAAGTCACCCTAATAAacagcctgggaagtccaagaacagAGGGAGGAGGCAAATAACCAATTAGATATCCATTAAATGGCTTGTAATTCAccgagtacttttttttttctctctcttgaggcagagtttcgctctgtcgcccaggctggagtgcaattgtgtgatatctgctcactgcaagctccacctcccgggttcaagtcattctcctgccttggcctcctgagtagctgggattacaggcatgcaccaccatgcccggctaatttttatatttttaggagaaactaggtttcaccatgttggccaggctcgtcttgaactactgacctcaagcaatccacccgctttggccttccaaagttctgggattacaggtgtgagccactgcccctggccccaagtactttttaaaaaataataatctgatttGATCCACAAACAATGACAAACTACTCTGCACGCAGTTCTCTTATAACACTTTCCACTTtctaatcttatttttatttacctagTTTCCTCATTAGtctgtgaatttttgttttgtattcttagtgCTTGATATTAGGGGGTGTGgtaaacatttactgaaagaATGTGACTAAATCTGTGAGGTAGGATAGTTAGAGGAGAAAACCGGGATTCACTGAGGTTAAGTGGAGGCACTGAGGTCCTATGAATGAGTGTAAAGTCAGCTGCTGGAGCCTCATTCCTTTTCCAAGTCACCAGACTGCTTTCTCCATTGACTTTCGTCTTCTTCTGCCTATGGTCAGTGACTCACCTCGCAGGATTTCAGTCTGGTGGTTAGAACTGTGAAAAGAATCAAATTAGGATAAAAGTGCCATTCATTTTGCAAGAATTTGATTTTGCCCTCTCAGTGCATCAGGTAAAAAGGGCTTTCAACTAATCTCAAAAAGTCTGTACTTTCCCCCTAAATGTTGAAGGGAAGAGAGGCTACTTAGTCTATATCTAacgctacaaaaataaaatagacatttttctgttttaggtGATATATTCCTGGAAATGATTCTCAACCTAGCAGTCACTCCTGGAGAGGTGACCACTTCTCTCATCATTTTGgtgatggtttttgtttttgtgagagcTCTCAGGAGCAAGGGCAGAAAGCAGCTGTCTCCTCCTGGCCCTTGGTCCTTCCCCATCATAGGGAATCTTCTCCAGCTTGGAGAGCATCCTTACCTTACGTTaatggagatgaggaagaaatATGGAGATGTCTTTCTCCTCAAACTTGGCATGGTGCCTGTCTTGGTGGTAAATGGAATGGAAATGGTGAAACAAGTACTACTTAAGGATGGGGAGCATTTTGCAGGCAGACCTAACATGCACACATTCTCTTTCCTGGCAGAAGGAAAGAGTCTTTCATTTTCAGTGAATTACGGAGAGAGTTGGAAACTGCATAAAAAAATTGCCTCTAAGGCCTTACGAACTCTTTCTAACGCAGAAGCAAAATCCTCCACTTGCTCTTGCTTACTGGAGGAGCACGTCACTGAGGAAGTTTCTGAGCTGGTGACAGTCTTTGTAGAGTTGTCTTCCAAGAATGGCGGCTTTGACCCCAGAAACGCGATCACCTGTGCGGTGGCCAACGTTGTCTGTGCCCTCTGCTTTGGCAAGAGATATGATCACAGTGATGAGGAATTTCTTAAGATAGTTAAAACGAATGACGACTTACTCAAGGCCTCCAGTGCCGCTAACCCTGCCGATTTCATACCATGTCTCCGCTACCTTCCACTGCAGATTATAAACGCTCCTCGGGAGTTTTATCGGGCCCTGAATGGGTTTATTGCACTACACGTACAAGATCATCTTGCTACATATGATAAGGTAAGGATTTAATCTTATGCCGGGACAAGGGCTTTGGTGAGAAACAAAAGATAATGGTGAAATGCTTTGAATATCATTGGTTCTTTTCACTACATTTTGCCACAATGACCTGTACCCAAGCTATTAGTAAATTTGAGGTCCAGACAGTGAGATTACGTGACAGCATTACTCAGTTCTCATAAAACCCTAAGAAAAGTTCTGAATTCTTTAATCCTTAAAAAATTTCCCCAGAAACATAAATTTTCTCAGTGTGTGGGTAAGGTATATGCTTGTATTATGAACATAAATATAATTGTTATTTAATCTAAATCTGTTTCTAACTTTTTTTCATGAAGGCTTGTACTTTTAAAATCCAACTATGGTTCTCTGATGTATTTCCAACTTGCTGCTTCTAAAGGTTGTTTAATATTTCACGACGTGACCCCCTAGCCCCATATATTTCACCCATCTCATGTGGATACCCTGATTGTTTGCAACTCCTGGCTTGCATAGAAAGTGCAGATATTGAATATTTTGATAAAACTAAGTGATTGCCTGATAAATGATGAATAATAAGTGAGTTCCTTGAAGAAACAAAGCAATAATTTCATCTCTCCAATTTCATATCTGTCACCATGATCTCAGATTTATAGGTATCACAAATATTAGCATATTTTTTATCAGATAGTATTTTTGAATAATATAAAAGATATTCTGTAGGAAGCTTTCAAAttaccttcattttcttcttgagtTTCTTTGTTATACAGACATGAATTTCCAGATGACCACACATGTATTAAGTTTCTGCAGGTGGCAGAGTGGACATTTCTTTTGAGGCTATTAAATTATTTGGGGCCCACTTTGATGGTCGGCAGAAGAATAGATTTCCATCTTGAAATATGTATGTACTAGGAAGAATCCTAGTTCACAAGGGCAATTTGCTGAGATGAAGTcatcaacaaaaaaataaaacatgaagagGTGGGATCATTAAGCAAATGAAGAGGTGTAAGTAGTTAAGTTAAGTTCCTTCCAATGAAAAAGAAGAGGCAGAAGACAATCTGTTTCAAGGTACCAGAAGGGAATTCTAGATCAGGTATAGTAAGTATCAGCATTTGTAAGGTGTATAAACTTTTATTCCCATTCTCTCAAATACCCCAGCCCTATCTCTTTCTCCATGGTGCCTGAAGTGAACACAAAATCCTTCCAACAgatttaaaaaccttttattgGCAAGGTACggtggctgatacctgtaatcccagcactttgggaggtcgaagtgggcggaggagtttgagaccagcctggccaacatggtgaaaccccatctctactaaaaatacaaaaattagccaggtgtagtggtgcgtgcctataattccagctactcgggaggctgaagcaggaggatcacgtgaacccaggaggcggaagttgcagtcagtggacaccactgcactccagcctgggcaacagaatgagactgtgtctcaaaaataaaaataaaataaataaataaataaactttctatTCATTGCCAAGCAATTTCTCTGTAATAAGTTATAGGGAGAATGCTGATATTTTCAAGTTGTACTTAGAGAGACAGgaactcttttttatttattgaaagaagTTCTGAGGAGAAAATTGAGTTTGGTAACTTGGTTTTCTATTCCACACTATCAAGATTAAGCATTGccaattttaagcaaaaatggTTGCAAGGTTTAAGATGATCTATTTACATTCCTTATATTCCAAGACTCAATGGGTTCCCTTCTAGTTATATGGTGATATGGCTCTTCCTGCGTGGGATTTAAATTGATATACAACATAGACAGGGGTGAGTAGTCATGCTAAGATTTGTCTCCTCAGGATCATATCCGAGACATTACTGATGCTCTGATTAATGTATGCCACAACAAATACGctgctaccaaaacagacacTTTGAATGACAGTGAAATCATAAGCACTGTGAACGACCTCTTTGGAGCTGGTATGTGACAGAATTTAGCCACATGTAAGACCAATACAAATTAGCTGCAATTTGTTGTTATCTATTGTTTACAGTTTAGAGGACTTTGCTCTTCCTATATCGGCCATTTTATCTAGTTGATCTCACATCGTATAAATTTGTTATTCTACCTTCTTATGTCATtcagaaaactttattttgatcTCAGGAGTAGAGACTTGAGTTAATCATTGCCCACAGTTAATGGTGCCTTCACATTATTGTCCATGAAATGACTGTCCTTGTTTATTACTTTCACTTCCAGTCCCTTCACCCAATCCATTGACATTTATTCGGAAACTATTTAAAgtgtcattgttttcattttgtgtatTCTCATAAAATAGGCTTTTGGTATTATCATGTACTTTGTAAATGTAATTGCTACTTACATCTAAATCTGTTTCTAACTTTTCTCACGAAGCTCTGTACTCTCTTACAATCCAACCATGATTGTCAGGTGTATTTCCAATTTGCTGCTTCTAAAGTTCATTTAATATTCGATGTCTGGCACCCCCCATATTTTACCCATCTCATGTGGATACCCTAACTGCACCTCCTGGCTTGCACAGAAAATGCGGATATTGAATGTTGGGCTAAAGCTAAGATGACCACTCTTGTACATGAGTTTTGCCTCCTTTTGAAATACCACCTTATGCTAAGAAGCAGAATTTCTGGGTCAACTAATGAAAGAATGATTGAGTTTTGATACACACTGCtaaattcatttcacaaagaCTGTACCAATTTGTACTGCTACCATATTACTCTCATTcttaaattttatagttttctttaaaagtcatttttatctATCACATTTATTAGAGTTCCTCTAAGATGCTAAACTGCAGGAAGCCAATTCTCAGTATAAGAAAAtacaagccgggcgcggtggctcacgcctgtaatcccagcactttgggaggccgaggagggcggatcacgaggtcaggagatcgagaccatcctggctaacacggtgaaaccctgtctctactaaaaatgcaaaaaactagccgggcgaggcggcgggcgcctgtagtcccagctactcgggaggctgaggcaggagaatggcgtgaacccgggaggcggagcttgcagtgagccgagatcgcgccattgcactccagcctgggcgattaTAAATGTTTTAGCAGTTTCATTTTATGTGGAATActcttcaaatgtatttttcttctttatactatATTTATTGGTAATTGGGTTCACTTGTTTCTAGGATCTATGCATTTTTGATCATGAATTCTCTCTGCAAATAGaggcatttgtttttatttgtattattttttctcatgcAAATGCACGAGCCccctatatgtgtgtgtgtgtgtgtatttattattttaatcatgaCTTCAATTTGATGGATTATTTCATCTGATTATTCATCATAAAAATGTGACCAGGCTgtactttgtattttcttctgacAATCTAAATAATGCTATGTACAAATATGAGTATTTgtcagaacattttaaaatgcctGAACATTAGTGAGTACTAAAgactgggtgtgtgtgggtgtgataAATACATCAagtgagttttattttcttatttgtttatttttaaattggcacataaaattgtatgtatttataatatgcgacatgatgttttaaagtatgtatacgttgtgaaatggctaaatctAGCTAACTAAAATATGCATTACCTCACGTAGtcatcatttttgtggtgagaacacttaaaatccaGTCTCAGCATTTTTTAAGAACACAATATAtaatcattaactatagtcatcagactgcaatagatctcttgaacttattcctcctgtttaattataatttattttgatcttGATTCAGTGAGAtaatatctgaatatatttcagaaatatgTAATACTTCCAAGATTATCAAGTAatcagcaaatataaaattatggcAGATGACAAAAATGTCTAGGATGGAGAATAAAACCATCTGACATGTACAACACAGTTAAAAAATGGTTTGGGTAAAATGTGTACAAAACAGTATTCAGTAGAATGGATTactacataaaacatttatttgctaaataaacGTATCTCATGGAgtgtatattttaatgtaaatagagaaataatgaaaattaataaaaccatAAGCTTCCACAGGTACCTGCTACCTCACTAgtgaaatgtaataaaatattttattagaataaaTCAGTGAGCTGTAAACCATATATTTTAGTGGATAAAATTTGCAAGCACTCTGTTCCATCATATCTACTATATTATTAAGatttatatttccatatttaACTTTTGAAATTGATTGTAGAAATAATTTAGTTTCTTCTTTGGGTATAGTAAGGTTTTCCCAAAAATCATTGATTTTACCCTCAATGTTTCAATAATCTACCAAGATAGATAACTTAACTGCTGGTTGCTTAAGCCTggatataaaaagcaaaattcaTGATAATCAAAATATAGATCCTGATATTCATACAGATAGTTAAAGATCTTGGATATAAGGTCCATGGCTCTACCGTGAGTGAGAGCAGTGTTTTGCATGTACTATTCATGGCATGTTGTTTATTTTAGAGAATAAAGTTCTTTATGCTAGAGAATAGAGTTGATATATTCCACATAGAAGTCCAAATTTTCACACTACACTGTACTCTGCTGTAGACATCATGGTCAGTAACTTTATTTGAACAGTTTACTTTTACATTAAATTATTACAGTATGAAGTCATATTAGAAATTCTCTGAGTTAAGAACTGAAGAAGCCACTGGCTCACTATGAGAGACTGCCATGTTCAACAGATGTGAAAACAAGCTTAGGAAATGAAGTTTGGAAAGGAACTAACTCTGTTCTGCAGCTATATCTGGGTATACTTATTGTGCACATTGTGTTGCAAgttatttataaaacaactaCCTTTGTCTCTTGTGTGAcccatgtaaaatattttaccatttcTATGATGcaagtttctcatttttaatgtgACGCTAATTGTGGCCCTCATCTCAGATGACAATGCACTTAAGTGGTCAATGTTTGGTAAACATATTCACCATTACCTGTGTTGTCATCATCATCAGGAAAATccagaaattaaatatattgatttaaaaaCTCATCTTTTGCTACCGGTTTTATAAGATTTGAgtagaaaacacaaataacatTACTTTTAGAATTAGGTCATCATAGAGGCGAATTTACAATTAAAACAGTCTAGAAGAGCTTTTTAATGTGGCATTTCTGAGTTTTAGGTTTCAAGAAT
It contains:
- the CYP1D1 gene encoding cytochrome P450 1A1 isoform X3, coding for MILNLAVTPGEVTTSLIILVMVFVFVRALRSKGRKQLSPPGPWSFPIIGNLLQLGEHPYLTLMEMRKKYGDVFLLKLGMVPVLVVNGMEMVKQVLLKDGEHFAGRPNMHTFSFLAEGKSLSFSVNYGESWKLHKKIASKALRTLSNAEAKSSTCSCLLEEHVTEEVSELVTVFVELSSKNGGFDPRNAITCAVANVVCALCFGKRYDHSDEEFLKIVKTNDDLLKASSAANPADFIPCLRYLPLQIINAPREFYRALNGFIALHVQDHLATYDKPYLFLHGA
- the CYP1D1 gene encoding cytochrome P450 1A1 isoform X1 encodes the protein MILNLAVTPGEVTTSLIILVMVFVFVRALRSKGRKQLSPPGPWSFPIIGNLLQLGEHPYLTLMEMRKKYGDVFLLKLGMVPVLVVNGMEMVKQVLLKDGEHFAGRPNMHTFSFLAEGKSLSFSVNYGESWKLHKKIASKALRTLSNAEAKSSTCSCLLEEHVTEEVSELVTVFVELSSKNGGFDPRNAITCAVANVVCALCFGKRYDHSDEEFLKIVKTNDDLLKASSAANPADFIPCLRYLPLQIINAPREFYRALNGFIALHVQDHLATYDKDHIRDITDALINVCHNKYAATKTDTLNDSEIISTVNDLFGAGFETVSTCLYWSFLYLIHYPEIQAKIQEEIDGNIGLKPPRFEDRKILPYTEAFISEVFRHASFLPFTIPHCTTADTTLNGYFIPRKTCTFINMYQVNHDETIWDNPSLFRPDRFLNENRELNKSLVEKVLIFGMGIRKCLGEDVARNEIFIFITAVLQQLKLKKCPRAKLDLTPTYGLVMRPKPYQLEAERRSSGSSSASILRLRGGFLTQFRKIDDLNLLN